From the Nonlabens marinus S1-08 genome, one window contains:
- a CDS encoding YifB family Mg chelatase-like AAA ATPase — protein MLTKVYGSAVFGVEATTITVEVNSATGIGYHLVGLPDKAISESSYRIAAALSNVGYKMPGKKLIINLSPADLRKEGSAYDLPLAMGILVSSNQIKADDLDKYIIMGELSLDGTLQPIKGALPISIKARQEGFKGFILPTQNAREAAIVNDVKVYGVNNISQVIDFFDKGQELEETIVDTRDEFFQALEHPEFDFADVKGQESIKRCMEIAAAGGHNIILIGPPGAGKTMLAKRLPSILPPMTLQEALETTKIHSVAGRTLEKAGLMAQRPFRSPHHTISDVALVGGGAYPQPGEISLSHNGVLFLDELPEFKRGVLEVMRQPLEDREVTISRAKFTITYPSSFMLVASMNPSPSGYFNDPSAPVQSSPAEMQRYLSKVSGPLLDRIDIHIEVTPVPFEKLTEERTAEKSTVIRERVTAARNVQTERFRESEKTHYNAQMGSKEIRQHCALDDASKQLLKQAMERLNLSARAYDRILKVSRTIADLEASEQVTGTHIAEAIQYRSLDRDGWLG, from the coding sequence ATGTTAACTAAGGTTTATGGGAGTGCCGTTTTCGGTGTTGAGGCTACCACGATTACCGTCGAGGTAAATTCAGCCACCGGTATCGGGTACCATCTTGTGGGATTGCCAGACAAAGCCATAAGCGAGAGTTCCTATAGAATTGCAGCGGCTCTATCTAACGTGGGTTATAAAATGCCCGGTAAGAAGTTGATCATCAACCTCTCTCCTGCAGATTTAAGAAAGGAAGGAAGTGCTTATGATTTACCCCTGGCGATGGGGATTTTAGTTTCCTCAAACCAAATAAAAGCAGATGATTTAGACAAGTACATTATTATGGGGGAGTTGTCTCTAGATGGCACGCTGCAGCCTATCAAGGGAGCTTTACCTATATCAATTAAGGCACGTCAGGAAGGTTTTAAGGGTTTTATTTTACCCACTCAAAATGCACGTGAAGCGGCAATTGTCAATGATGTAAAAGTCTATGGCGTCAACAACATATCTCAGGTCATTGACTTTTTTGATAAAGGTCAAGAACTTGAGGAGACCATTGTGGACACCAGAGATGAATTCTTTCAAGCTCTAGAGCATCCGGAGTTTGATTTTGCAGATGTGAAAGGTCAAGAGTCCATCAAGCGCTGTATGGAAATTGCAGCCGCTGGAGGACATAATATCATTTTAATAGGACCACCGGGCGCTGGAAAAACCATGCTTGCTAAACGCTTGCCATCCATCTTGCCACCAATGACTTTGCAGGAAGCTTTAGAGACGACTAAGATACATAGCGTTGCTGGAAGAACACTTGAAAAAGCTGGTCTAATGGCGCAACGGCCATTTCGCAGTCCGCATCATACGATATCAGATGTAGCACTAGTCGGCGGTGGAGCTTACCCGCAGCCTGGTGAAATTTCATTAAGTCATAATGGTGTCTTATTTTTAGATGAGCTTCCTGAATTTAAACGCGGTGTACTGGAAGTCATGCGACAACCTCTAGAAGATCGCGAGGTGACTATTTCTAGAGCAAAATTTACAATAACTTACCCTTCTAGCTTTATGCTAGTCGCGAGTATGAACCCTAGTCCTAGCGGTTATTTTAATGACCCTAGCGCGCCTGTTCAAAGCAGTCCTGCAGAAATGCAGCGGTATTTGAGCAAAGTCTCAGGGCCTTTATTGGATCGGATTGATATACATATAGAAGTCACACCTGTGCCTTTTGAGAAATTGACGGAAGAGCGCACGGCTGAAAAGTCGACCGTGATACGCGAGCGAGTGACCGCAGCAAGGAATGTGCAAACGGAACGCTTTCGCGAAAGCGAAAAAACCCACTATAATGCCCAAATGGGCAGTAAAGAAATTAGACAGCATTGTGCCCTAGACGATGCTAGCAAACAATTATTAAAACAGGCTATGGAGCGACTGAATTTGAGCGCCCGTGCTTATGATAGGATATTAAAAGTTTCCCGTACAATTGCCGATTTAGAGGCTAGTGAACAAGTAACCGGAACACACATTGCTGAGGCAATCCAGTACCGCAGTCTGGATCGCGATGGCTGGTTGGGATGA
- a CDS encoding nitroreductase family protein encodes MQTLLQKIQQRRSIFPKDYTGDAVSSEHMDQILEAARWAPTHKKTQPWKYKVFQGNGLKQLGDFMTAQFVKDSGKAESFKSRKLAEKMQQSSAVVLIFLNRQIKESLPEWEEVAAVSMSVQNMWLTAHDLGYGCYWSSPKSFAKMQEFEAIDLESNDQFLGFLYIGTVDSQPEELPKRKSVEEFVQFIN; translated from the coding sequence ATGCAAACATTATTACAAAAAATACAACAACGTCGTTCCATTTTTCCTAAAGACTATACTGGTGACGCAGTATCGAGCGAGCATATGGATCAAATTTTAGAAGCCGCAAGATGGGCGCCCACGCACAAAAAGACCCAGCCCTGGAAATACAAGGTGTTCCAAGGAAATGGGCTGAAGCAGTTGGGCGATTTTATGACCGCTCAGTTTGTAAAGGATTCTGGAAAAGCAGAAAGTTTTAAGTCAAGAAAACTTGCCGAAAAAATGCAGCAGTCATCAGCGGTGGTATTAATATTCTTGAACAGGCAAATCAAAGAGTCATTGCCAGAATGGGAAGAAGTCGCAGCTGTATCTATGAGCGTTCAAAATATGTGGCTGACGGCTCATGATTTGGGTTATGGATGTTATTGGAGCTCTCCTAAATCCTTTGCTAAAATGCAAGAATTTGAGGCGATCGATCTGGAGTCGAACGATCAGTTTCTAGGTTTTCTCTACATAGGAACAGTAGACTCCCAACCAGAAGAACTACCAAAACGCAAATCGGTAGAGGAATTTGTACAATTCATTAATTGA
- a CDS encoding DEAD/DEAH box helicase, which translates to MKNFEALGLSQPLLDGLAEMGFETPTEIQQQSIPLLLQHDGDFIGLAQTGTGKTAAFGLPLLDLIDLNSRETQALILAPTRELAQQICGQMEQMSQKLGKLNVVPVFGGANIMNQIRDIRRGAQIVVATPGRLMDLMKRKEVNLDSLKFMVLDEADEMLNMGFKEDIDFILSKSDGGRKIWLFSATMAREIKRIVDTYMVQPEEVRINQENIVNTNIEHKSVQLKASDKIEALRRYLDYDADMFGVVFCRTKRDTQKVADELNNNGYATEALHGDMSQAQRDAAMKRFRDKNLKLLIATDVAARGIDVDDITHVIHFALPDDPEFYAHRSGRTARAGKKGVSLALITKGDTRKLKYIASKLGISFAPGEVPALEAITQKRITRWSENLKNQEVNPKISDELMSTVIAEFDEVSKEDLIARLLTKEYNSIYKRNSIKDVNDRSKGRDDDRGDRGDRGGRRDRGPKNARGKEEGMKTYFVNLGRKDNINKGALLGYVCDATGLTGDDIGRIVLDGAHSFMDVKQEVAAQMEKLNGMQRDGREVRANEHHGQVTESRDRGDRKGGGGYKGKHDGGGGFKGRRSDDSKSGGGYKGRRSDGDSSSAPRSGGFKGRSTKTSDDSSRSRSSKPSGDKGRSKFFGKKWD; encoded by the coding sequence TTGAAAAATTTTGAAGCCTTAGGGCTCTCACAGCCGTTACTTGACGGCCTCGCTGAAATGGGATTTGAAACCCCAACTGAGATTCAGCAACAGTCCATTCCCCTTTTATTGCAACATGATGGAGACTTTATAGGTCTCGCGCAAACCGGTACGGGAAAAACTGCTGCTTTTGGTTTACCCTTATTGGATCTTATAGATTTGAACTCGAGAGAAACGCAAGCCTTAATACTTGCACCTACTCGAGAACTTGCTCAACAAATTTGTGGGCAAATGGAGCAAATGTCCCAAAAGTTGGGCAAGCTTAATGTAGTTCCCGTTTTTGGAGGAGCTAACATCATGAACCAGATACGTGACATACGTCGTGGCGCCCAGATTGTGGTAGCCACACCAGGTCGTTTGATGGACTTGATGAAACGTAAAGAAGTGAATCTTGATTCCCTCAAATTCATGGTACTCGATGAGGCCGATGAGATGCTGAACATGGGATTCAAGGAAGACATCGACTTCATCCTTTCTAAAAGTGATGGCGGTCGTAAAATCTGGCTGTTCTCTGCTACTATGGCTCGCGAGATCAAGCGCATTGTCGATACCTACATGGTACAACCGGAAGAGGTACGTATCAATCAAGAGAATATTGTAAATACCAATATTGAACACAAATCTGTTCAATTAAAGGCATCTGATAAGATTGAGGCATTACGTCGTTACCTGGATTATGATGCAGATATGTTTGGCGTCGTATTTTGTCGTACCAAACGTGATACGCAAAAAGTAGCAGATGAGTTGAATAACAATGGTTATGCAACTGAAGCGTTGCATGGTGATATGTCTCAAGCCCAGCGTGATGCAGCCATGAAGAGATTCCGTGATAAGAATTTGAAATTGTTGATCGCAACAGATGTTGCTGCTCGTGGTATTGATGTAGATGATATTACTCACGTAATTCACTTTGCTTTACCAGATGATCCAGAGTTTTATGCACACCGCTCTGGTCGTACAGCTCGTGCAGGTAAAAAGGGAGTTTCATTAGCCTTGATTACTAAAGGAGATACAAGAAAACTGAAGTATATCGCTAGCAAACTGGGAATTAGTTTTGCTCCAGGTGAAGTGCCAGCATTAGAGGCAATTACTCAAAAACGTATTACTCGATGGTCTGAAAACCTGAAGAATCAAGAAGTGAATCCTAAAATCAGCGATGAGCTGATGAGTACGGTTATTGCTGAATTTGATGAGGTATCTAAGGAAGATTTAATCGCAAGATTATTGACTAAAGAATACAATTCTATTTACAAGCGCAATTCCATTAAGGATGTAAATGACCGTTCTAAAGGACGTGATGACGACCGTGGCGATCGAGGAGATCGCGGTGGACGTAGAGATCGTGGGCCTAAAAACGCTAGAGGTAAGGAAGAAGGAATGAAAACTTATTTCGTTAACCTCGGTCGTAAAGACAACATCAATAAAGGTGCTTTGTTAGGTTACGTTTGTGATGCTACTGGACTTACAGGTGATGACATAGGACGTATCGTACTTGATGGCGCTCATTCTTTCATGGACGTAAAGCAAGAAGTTGCTGCACAAATGGAAAAATTGAACGGTATGCAACGTGATGGGCGAGAGGTTCGAGCTAATGAGCATCATGGTCAAGTAACCGAGTCAAGAGATCGCGGCGACCGTAAAGGTGGTGGCGGTTACAAAGGAAAACACGATGGCGGTGGTGGTTTCAAGGGACGCAGATCTGACGATTCTAAAAGTGGCGGTGGATACAAAGGACGCAGGTCTGATGGAGATTCCTCCTCAGCTCCTAGGTCTGGAGGTTTCAAAGGTCGTAGCACCAAGACGTCTGATGATAGTTCAAGATCACGTTCTTCAAAGCCTAGTGGTGATAAAGGAAGATCTAAGTTCTTTGGTAAGAAATGGGACTAG
- the acs gene encoding acetate--CoA ligase — MSNYHIKGLEEYFQVYRKSVQQPEQFWAEIAEENFVWRKRWDQVLQWDFHKPEIQWFQGAQLNITENCLDRHLYALGDTTAIIFEPNDPSEPAQHITYKELHSRVCKMSNVLKDQGIQRGDRVCVYLPMIPDLAVTMLACARIGAVHSVVFAGFSSTALQTRINDASCKMVITSDGSYRGTKSIDLKGILDEALKETPSIESVLVVKRTGTEVKMKENRDHWLEPLLEKASDHCPIEMMEAEDPLFILYTSGSTGKPKGMLHTTAGYMVYSAYTFKNVFQYQQPDVYWCSADIGWITGHSYIVYGPLLNGATSLMFEGVPQYPHWGRFWEVIDKHKVNQFYTAPTSIRALAKENLSHVEKYDLSSLKILGTVGEPINEEAWHWYNDNIGKKNCPIVDSWFQTENGGIMISPIPFATPTIPTFATLPLPGIQPALMNKDGEELKGNQVSGFLCMKFPWPGIARSIYGDHDRFKETYFTAFPGTYFTGDGALRDATGYYRITGRVDDVIIVSGHNLGTAPIEDAINEHPAVAESAIVGYPHDIKGNSLYGYVILKETGEDRNHDNLRNEINQLISERIGAIAKMEKIQFTSGLPKTRSGKIMRRILRKIASGEMDELGDISTLLNPEVVQEIIDTRL, encoded by the coding sequence ATGAGCAATTACCATATCAAAGGATTAGAAGAATATTTTCAAGTATACCGTAAGTCTGTCCAGCAACCAGAACAATTTTGGGCAGAAATTGCTGAGGAGAATTTTGTCTGGCGCAAACGCTGGGATCAGGTACTGCAATGGGATTTTCATAAACCTGAAATTCAATGGTTTCAAGGTGCTCAGCTCAACATTACTGAGAATTGTCTAGACCGGCACCTCTATGCCCTAGGCGACACGACGGCGATTATTTTTGAGCCTAACGATCCATCAGAGCCTGCACAGCATATTACTTATAAGGAATTGCACTCTCGGGTTTGTAAAATGTCCAATGTTCTTAAAGATCAAGGCATACAACGCGGCGACCGTGTATGTGTTTATTTGCCCATGATTCCAGATCTAGCGGTGACGATGCTCGCCTGTGCTCGCATAGGTGCTGTACATTCGGTTGTTTTTGCTGGGTTTTCTAGTACCGCCTTGCAAACTAGAATTAATGATGCGAGTTGTAAAATGGTAATTACCAGCGACGGCTCGTATCGTGGCACCAAAAGTATAGATCTTAAAGGTATCCTAGACGAGGCTTTAAAGGAAACGCCATCAATTGAAAGTGTCCTGGTCGTGAAACGCACAGGAACCGAGGTTAAAATGAAAGAAAATAGGGATCATTGGCTTGAACCACTATTGGAAAAAGCATCTGACCATTGCCCCATTGAAATGATGGAGGCGGAAGATCCACTTTTCATTCTCTATACATCAGGGTCTACAGGAAAACCTAAAGGCATGTTACACACTACCGCTGGCTACATGGTATATAGTGCCTATACTTTTAAAAACGTCTTCCAATACCAGCAGCCAGATGTTTACTGGTGCAGTGCAGACATAGGTTGGATTACCGGACACAGTTATATTGTGTACGGGCCATTGCTGAATGGAGCTACAAGTCTTATGTTTGAAGGTGTACCTCAATACCCACACTGGGGAAGATTTTGGGAGGTTATAGACAAGCACAAAGTCAACCAATTTTACACTGCTCCAACATCGATCCGTGCATTGGCTAAAGAAAACCTAAGCCATGTAGAAAAATACGATTTGAGTTCGCTAAAAATTCTAGGAACCGTAGGGGAACCTATTAACGAAGAAGCCTGGCACTGGTACAACGATAATATTGGGAAGAAAAACTGCCCTATTGTAGACAGCTGGTTCCAGACGGAAAACGGTGGTATCATGATCAGCCCTATTCCATTTGCCACACCTACCATCCCCACTTTTGCTACCTTACCGCTGCCGGGAATACAGCCCGCATTAATGAACAAAGATGGTGAGGAGCTCAAGGGCAACCAAGTCTCCGGGTTTTTGTGCATGAAATTCCCATGGCCAGGAATCGCTCGCAGTATATACGGCGATCATGATCGGTTTAAAGAAACTTATTTTACCGCTTTTCCAGGAACTTACTTTACTGGCGATGGCGCTCTAAGGGACGCTACAGGATATTATCGCATTACTGGCCGAGTAGATGATGTCATCATCGTTTCAGGTCATAATCTGGGAACAGCGCCTATTGAAGATGCCATCAATGAACACCCTGCAGTTGCAGAAAGCGCTATCGTGGGATACCCACATGATATCAAAGGCAATTCGTTATACGGCTACGTGATTCTTAAAGAAACTGGTGAGGATCGCAATCACGACAACTTGCGCAACGAGATCAACCAACTCATTTCAGAACGCATAGGTGCGATTGCCAAAATGGAAAAAATTCAGTTCACTTCTGGACTTCCTAAAACCAGGTCTGGAAAAATCATGCGACGCATATTACGCAAAATTGCTTCTGGTGAGATGGATGAATTGGGAGATATTTCCACGCTATTGAATCCTGAAGTGGTTCAGGAGATTATAGATACAAGATTGTAA
- a CDS encoding S1/P1 nuclease: protein MKYLFVLFIGFISFNAQAYDWGQTGHRATGEIAEQYLNKKAQKAIADLLDGQSLALTSTYADEIKSDDAYRAYGPWHYVNVPFDSTYEEHPHNDRGDIIQGIDKCIEVLKSSLTSKEDKAFHLRLLVHFIGDLHQPMHVGISEDKGGNDFQVRWFNDGTNLHSVWDTKMIESFGMSYTELADNMPHLTKKEREVMAAGTHRDWMKDSRVLVKDVYANTEVGEKLGYRYMYDYMSTVRNQLQKGGVRLAALLNELLG from the coding sequence ATGAAATATCTTTTCGTTTTATTCATTGGCTTCATTTCCTTTAACGCTCAAGCCTATGATTGGGGCCAAACGGGCCACCGCGCTACAGGAGAAATAGCAGAGCAATATTTGAACAAGAAAGCACAAAAAGCTATTGCTGATCTTCTAGACGGTCAATCGCTGGCCTTGACCTCCACATATGCTGACGAGATTAAAAGTGACGATGCCTACCGTGCTTATGGCCCATGGCATTATGTCAACGTACCTTTTGATAGTACCTATGAGGAACACCCACACAACGATCGTGGCGACATTATTCAAGGCATCGATAAATGCATTGAAGTCCTTAAATCATCTTTAACAAGCAAGGAAGACAAAGCATTTCACTTGCGCTTATTAGTTCACTTTATAGGCGACTTGCACCAGCCTATGCACGTAGGTATAAGTGAAGATAAAGGTGGTAATGATTTTCAAGTGCGCTGGTTCAACGATGGAACAAACTTGCATAGCGTTTGGGATACTAAAATGATTGAGAGCTTCGGAATGTCTTATACGGAGTTAGCTGATAATATGCCACATTTAACTAAAAAAGAACGCGAGGTTATGGCGGCTGGAACCCACCGGGACTGGATGAAAGACAGCCGTGTTCTTGTTAAAGACGTGTACGCAAATACTGAAGTAGGTGAAAAACTAGGCTACCGCTATATGTACGATTACATGTCTACCGTTCGCAACCAGCTGCAGAAAGGTGGCGTCCGTTTAGCGGCATTGCTCAATGAATTATTGGGTTAG
- a CDS encoding YehS family protein: MDNNDILRRLRYILNLSDDAMMDIYAKGGEPVSRAEVSDWLKKEEDEAFDVVIDENLATFLNGVIVNYRGKQEGRTPVAEVVLDNNIILRKLKIAFNFKAEEIVYLLRLGGQNVSTTELSAFFRNPKHAKYKPLNDQYLRNFLTGFQKQRDAQRAKL, from the coding sequence ATGGATAACAACGATATTTTAAGACGCCTGCGTTACATTCTCAACTTGAGCGACGATGCCATGATGGACATCTATGCTAAAGGCGGTGAACCCGTTTCTAGAGCTGAAGTTAGCGACTGGTTGAAAAAAGAAGAAGATGAAGCCTTTGATGTAGTGATTGATGAAAATCTGGCAACATTTCTCAATGGAGTCATCGTTAATTATAGAGGCAAACAAGAAGGTCGCACGCCCGTGGCGGAGGTTGTTCTCGATAACAACATTATCCTGCGTAAACTCAAAATAGCCTTCAATTTTAAAGCGGAAGAAATCGTTTATTTACTGCGTCTAGGCGGTCAAAATGTAAGCACGACGGAGTTGAGCGCATTTTTCCGCAATCCGAAACATGCGAAATACAAACCCCTCAATGATCAATATTTGCGTAATTTCCTGACAGGATTCCAAAAGCAACGCGATGCGCAAAGAGCAAAATTGTAG
- a CDS encoding amidohydrolase family protein encodes MKTILYFLIIISFTTVDAQFLLVPDQVFDGVETHKDWVVLIEGNKISQVGRRAAIKIPVGTEEILLSGKTLMPGIIEGHSHILLHPYNETSWNDQVLKESPVERSIRATNHVRNSLMAGVTTMRDLGAEGAGYSDVYIKKTIDQGIIPGPRLLVAGPAIVATGAYGPKGFHDGVTVPLGAEEASGNDVIATVRRQIGNGADFIKIYADYRWQTGAPSQPTFSLEEIKMMVETAKSAGTHAVAHASTPEGMRRAILGGVETIEHGDAATPEIYELMKKHNVALCPTLAAGDAILQYNGWNKASDPEPERITQKKKSFQQALKSGVTIAFGGDVGVFTHGENYRELELMVNYGMSPIDVLKTATSGNAQIFHLEQLGTIKNNQLADLIAVDGDPTQDIKAMRQVYFVMKDGVIYKNEN; translated from the coding sequence ATGAAAACTATTCTTTACTTCCTAATCATCATTTCTTTTACGACTGTTGATGCCCAATTTTTATTAGTTCCAGATCAAGTATTTGATGGTGTGGAAACACATAAAGACTGGGTCGTTTTGATAGAAGGTAATAAGATCTCTCAAGTGGGCAGACGAGCTGCCATCAAAATTCCTGTGGGAACTGAAGAAATTTTACTTTCTGGAAAAACCTTGATGCCTGGAATTATTGAAGGTCATTCCCATATTTTGTTGCATCCCTATAACGAGACCTCTTGGAACGATCAGGTGTTAAAAGAGTCGCCAGTCGAGCGATCCATTAGAGCGACCAATCATGTGCGCAATTCGCTAATGGCAGGAGTTACCACTATGAGAGACTTGGGTGCGGAAGGTGCTGGTTACAGCGATGTTTACATTAAGAAAACCATCGATCAGGGCATCATTCCCGGACCTCGATTATTAGTGGCTGGTCCTGCCATCGTAGCTACGGGAGCTTACGGCCCCAAAGGTTTTCACGATGGCGTTACTGTGCCTTTAGGTGCAGAAGAAGCCAGCGGCAATGATGTAATCGCCACCGTGCGACGTCAAATAGGTAATGGTGCTGATTTTATTAAAATCTATGCAGACTACCGCTGGCAAACCGGTGCTCCATCACAGCCTACTTTTTCATTAGAAGAAATTAAAATGATGGTAGAAACAGCAAAAAGCGCTGGAACCCATGCCGTCGCTCATGCCAGTACTCCAGAAGGTATGCGACGGGCTATTCTAGGCGGCGTCGAGACCATTGAACATGGCGATGCAGCGACGCCAGAGATTTATGAGCTCATGAAAAAGCACAATGTTGCGTTATGCCCTACCCTTGCAGCAGGTGATGCCATTTTACAGTACAACGGCTGGAACAAAGCCAGCGATCCAGAACCTGAACGCATTACTCAAAAGAAGAAATCCTTTCAACAAGCTCTAAAAAGTGGCGTTACCATCGCCTTTGGTGGGGATGTTGGCGTTTTTACTCATGGTGAGAATTACCGGGAGCTGGAATTGATGGTAAATTATGGCATGTCTCCTATCGATGTGCTCAAAACAGCAACCTCTGGTAACGCACAGATATTTCACCTGGAACAACTAGGTACCATCAAGAACAATCAACTTGCCGACTTGATCGCTGTAGATGGCGATCCTACTCAGGACATCAAAGCCATGCGCCAGGTGTATTTTGTTATGAAGGATGGTGTGATTTATAAAAATGAGAATTGA